The Microbacterium sp. Nx66 genome contains a region encoding:
- a CDS encoding DUF2599 domain-containing protein has translation MTCAPPSYEGNEFYSQLRCHADIASFKAPWNLDAWRPDASYSDVLAAGCNP, from the coding sequence GTGACCTGCGCCCCTCCCTCGTACGAGGGCAACGAGTTCTATAGCCAGCTTCGGTGCCACGCCGACATCGCCTCGTTCAAGGCGCCATGGAACCTCGACGCGTGGCGGCCTGACGCAAGTTACAGCGACGTCTTGGCCGCAGGATGCAACCCGTAG
- a CDS encoding RNA polymerase sigma factor codes for MPEGPPGTLPDAMAAVRHVASIEYGRVVASVIGTVHDWTLAEDAVQDALTRAVERWPGDGVPANPAAWVTTVARRRAIDLVRHADAERRAVTRLEHEPHDGVDNTREADDHDDAFPHGDERLKLIFTACHPALTLEARAALTLRTVLNVSIEQLAGIFAVAPATMEKRLVRARAKIAHANIPYRVPDAAQLDSRSASVCEVLSALFTIGYSDPTLQPDPGAEAIRLARLCRQLLPADSPARLEFTGLLALLLLQHSRRAARTTPDGLSVPFDEQDRELWDVSEIDEGLRLLDNAVEEAARAGIHGGRHLIRATVAAEYVRPAPGTEIDHARIADIYGVLEQVDASPFVRLNRAVAVANAGRPAEALALTEALESSLGGHHLYSAVRGDLLQRLKRVEEASSAFRAAARAAPTERERRSYSQHADDIASAST; via the coding sequence ATGCCGGAAGGGCCGCCGGGCACGCTTCCGGATGCCATGGCCGCCGTTCGGCACGTGGCATCGATCGAGTACGGCCGCGTGGTCGCGAGTGTGATCGGCACAGTCCACGACTGGACCCTCGCGGAAGACGCCGTTCAGGACGCTCTCACGCGAGCGGTCGAGCGGTGGCCAGGCGACGGGGTTCCGGCGAACCCCGCCGCCTGGGTCACGACCGTCGCGCGCCGCCGCGCAATCGACCTCGTCCGGCACGCGGACGCCGAGCGCCGGGCGGTGACCCGGCTGGAGCACGAGCCGCACGATGGCGTCGACAACACCCGAGAAGCCGACGACCACGACGACGCGTTCCCGCACGGGGACGAGCGGCTGAAGCTGATCTTCACCGCCTGCCACCCCGCGTTGACCTTGGAAGCCCGCGCGGCGCTGACACTCCGCACTGTCCTGAACGTGTCGATCGAACAGCTCGCCGGGATCTTCGCGGTCGCACCCGCGACGATGGAGAAGAGACTCGTGCGGGCGCGGGCCAAGATCGCGCACGCGAACATCCCGTACCGCGTTCCGGATGCCGCGCAGCTCGACAGTCGAAGTGCCAGCGTCTGCGAGGTCCTGTCCGCCCTGTTCACCATCGGCTACTCCGATCCGACGCTCCAGCCCGACCCCGGCGCCGAGGCCATTCGACTTGCTCGGCTGTGCCGGCAGCTGCTCCCCGCGGACTCCCCGGCTCGACTCGAGTTCACGGGCCTTCTCGCCCTCCTGCTCCTTCAGCACTCCCGCCGCGCGGCACGCACGACGCCCGACGGCCTGTCCGTGCCGTTCGATGAACAGGATCGCGAACTGTGGGATGTCTCCGAGATCGACGAAGGGCTACGGCTTCTCGACAACGCCGTAGAGGAGGCGGCACGGGCGGGCATCCACGGCGGACGACACCTCATCCGCGCCACCGTCGCGGCCGAATACGTCCGCCCCGCCCCGGGGACCGAGATCGACCACGCCCGCATCGCCGACATCTACGGGGTGCTGGAACAGGTGGATGCGTCGCCGTTCGTCCGCCTGAACCGTGCGGTCGCCGTCGCGAACGCGGGACGACCGGCCGAAGCCCTCGCACTGACGGAGGCGCTCGAAAGCTCGCTGGGAGGACACCACCTCTACTCAGCGGTTCGGGGAGATCTCCTGCAGCGCCTCAAGCGCGTCGAAGAAGCGAGCTCCGCGTTTCGCGCTGCCGCGCGTGCCGCTCCGACGGAACGCGAGCGACGGTCTTACTCCCAGCACGCGGACGACATCGCCTCGGCGTCGACGTGA
- a CDS encoding YciI family protein, producing MRYVLFICTDPTAEPYVEAEDNAGEWVASLQDSGSYVLGDRLRPVEDATTVRVRAGERIVADGPFTESREWIAGFDVIDADDLDAAIEIAAAHPMARFGLVEVRPVWPLG from the coding sequence ATGCGCTACGTACTTTTCATCTGCACCGACCCGACCGCTGAGCCCTACGTCGAGGCCGAGGACAACGCCGGAGAGTGGGTGGCGTCGCTGCAGGACAGCGGCTCCTACGTCTTGGGCGACCGTCTGCGGCCCGTCGAAGACGCCACGACCGTGCGCGTCCGAGCCGGCGAGCGGATCGTGGCCGACGGACCGTTCACCGAGAGCCGCGAATGGATCGCCGGGTTCGACGTGATCGACGCCGACGACCTCGACGCCGCGATCGAGATCGCCGCCGCACACCCGATGGCCCGGTTCGGCCTGGTGGAGGTGCGGCCCGTGTGGCCGCTCGGGTGA